A single genomic interval of Helianthus annuus cultivar XRQ/B chromosome 13, HanXRQr2.0-SUNRISE, whole genome shotgun sequence harbors:
- the LOC110899619 gene encoding probable NOT transcription complex subunit VIP2 isoform X2, which produces MLFENRNQVRSIKPNELQKHSQDSNKIASVFTDQSQSSGVNGSTATFPDATGRAFTAAFSSQLGSSVADMNQNDGIGLRSINGNFNIPSMPGAYTSRNSGLNGPLNGVQPPTGSLSNGRYAVNNLPVALSQHSAASSLGLSGLTNNGGSGMGQSLGNREHIISSMAMSNLVNGGNMGRSLSSGGLNMPGVASRLNLTAPQMVSLLGNSYSGGGGPLSQNQFQAGNNHLNSMALLSELNRDHSFDMNDFPQLSGHLSSAAGSQRQLGGLTRRQSVGFMQQNQEFSIQNEDFPALPGYKGGNEFPVNIHQKEQLRDNTVSMMQSQQHLPVGRSNVFSLGGAYSSHQQQQHAPINGGASYLPTNTQDLHFHSSEARNSGMLATGSRPVNLSNTVSGGGGGSYDQLMQQYQHFQKQSQIRLAGPFRDPDTKPTQLSQSNADRFGLLGLLNVIRMNNPDLTPLALGIDLMTLGLNLNSADNLYKKFSSPWSDESAKGEPHYSVPECFNTKQSSPLNQDSFSRFSPETLFYIFYSMPKDEAQLFAANELHNRGWFYHRELRLWFSRAPNMELLVKTSTYERGCYYCFDPNTWETIRKDNFVVQYEMVEDRPVVPRH; this is translated from the exons ATGCTTTTCGAAAATCGAAATCAAGTACGTTCGATAAAACCCAACGAGCTTCAGAAACACTCTCAGGACTCGAACAAGATCGCGAGTGTGTTTACAGATCAATCACAGTCG TCTGGTGTGAACGGTTCAACAGCAACTTTTCCGGACGCCACTGGTAGAGCTTTTACCGCAGCGTTTTCTTCTCAGTTAGGTTCCTCTGTTGCTGATATGAATCAAAATGATGGAATAG GGTTGCGAAGCATAAATGGGAACTTCAACATTCCTAGCATGCCTGGCGCGTATACGTCAAGAAATTCTGGATTAAATGGTCCTTTGAATGGTGTACAGCCACCTACAGGAAGTTTATCTAATGGACGATACGCAGTAAACAATCTTCCTGTTGCACTTTCTCAG CATTCTGCTGCTAGCTCACTTGGACTTTCAGGACTTACAAACAATGGAG GGTCAGGTATGGGTCAAAGTTTAGGGAACAGAGAACACATTATAAGCTCAATGGCGATGAGTAACCTCGTTAACGGTGGAAACATGGGAAGAAGTTTAAGCTCCGGTGGACTGAATATGCCCGGGGTTGCATCTCGCTTGAATTTAACCG CACCGCAAATGGTATCCCTTTTAGGAAATTCGTACTCTGGTGGTGGAGGGCCGCTTTCACAAAATCAATTTCAAGCGGGGAATAATCACTTAAATTCAATGGCGTTGTTATCTGAACTGAATCGTGACCATTCGTTTGACATGAATGATTTCCCTCAGTTAAGTGGACATCTTAGCTCTGCTGCTGGTTCTCAACGACAACTAG GGGGTTTGACACGTCGACAAAGTGTCGGTTTTATGCAACAAAACCAAGAATTTAGCATTCAAAATGAAGATTTTCCGGCTTTACCTGGGTATAAAG GCGGTAATGAGTTTCCGGTCAATATACACCAGAAGGAACAGCTTCGTGACAATACAGTGTCTATGATGCAATCCCAGCAACATTTGCCT GTCGGAAGATCGAACGTGTTCAGTTTGGGAGGTGCGTATTCATcacatcaacagcagcagcatGCTCCGATTAATGGTGGTGCATCGTACCTTCCTACAAACACTCAAGATCTCCATTTTCATAGTTCTGAG GCAAGAAACTCGGGGATGCTTGCCACTGGATCAAGACCTGTAAACTTATCGAACACAGTGTCAGGTGGCGGTGGCGGGTCATACGATCAACTGATGCAACAGTATCAACACTTTCAGAAACAGTCACAGATACGCCTTGCGGGCCCATTTAGAGACCCGGACACGAAGCCCACCCAGTTATCCCAATCTAATGCCGATAGATTTGGATTGCTAGGGTTATTGAACGTCATAAGGATGAATAATCCTGATTTGACCCCTCTTGCTTTGGGTATTGACCTAATGACGCTTGGTCTAAACTTGAATTCCGCTGATAATCTCTACAAGAAATTTTCATCTCCGTGGTCTGATGAGTCTGCAAAGGGGGAGCCTCATTATTCCGTTCCTGAGTGTTTCAATACCAAACAATCATCTCCCCTAAAC CAAGATAGTTTCTCAAGATTTTCTCCTGAGACTTTGTTTTATATTTTCTATAG CATGCCAAAGGATGAGGCTCAGTTGTTTGCAGCTAATGAATT GCACAATAGAGGATGGTTTTACCACAGGGAGCTGCGTCTATGGTTCTCAAGGGCTCCAAACATGGAATTGCTAGTAAAGACGAGTACTTATGAAAGAGGTTGTTACTACTGTTTCGATCCCAACACCTGGGAAACAATTCGAAAG GACAACTTTGTTGTTCAATATGAAATGGTAGAAGACCGGCCGGTGGTTCCCCGTCATTAG
- the LOC110899619 gene encoding probable NOT transcription complex subunit VIP2 isoform X1, with the protein MLFENRNQVRSIKPNELQKHSQDSNKIASVFTDQSQSSGVNGSTATFPDATGRAFTAAFSSQLGSSVADMNQNDGIDVLGLRSINGNFNIPSMPGAYTSRNSGLNGPLNGVQPPTGSLSNGRYAVNNLPVALSQHSAASSLGLSGLTNNGGSGMGQSLGNREHIISSMAMSNLVNGGNMGRSLSSGGLNMPGVASRLNLTAPQMVSLLGNSYSGGGGPLSQNQFQAGNNHLNSMALLSELNRDHSFDMNDFPQLSGHLSSAAGSQRQLGGLTRRQSVGFMQQNQEFSIQNEDFPALPGYKGGNEFPVNIHQKEQLRDNTVSMMQSQQHLPVGRSNVFSLGGAYSSHQQQQHAPINGGASYLPTNTQDLHFHSSEARNSGMLATGSRPVNLSNTVSGGGGGSYDQLMQQYQHFQKQSQIRLAGPFRDPDTKPTQLSQSNADRFGLLGLLNVIRMNNPDLTPLALGIDLMTLGLNLNSADNLYKKFSSPWSDESAKGEPHYSVPECFNTKQSSPLNQDSFSRFSPETLFYIFYSMPKDEAQLFAANELHNRGWFYHRELRLWFSRAPNMELLVKTSTYERGCYYCFDPNTWETIRKDNFVVQYEMVEDRPVVPRH; encoded by the exons ATGCTTTTCGAAAATCGAAATCAAGTACGTTCGATAAAACCCAACGAGCTTCAGAAACACTCTCAGGACTCGAACAAGATCGCGAGTGTGTTTACAGATCAATCACAGTCG TCTGGTGTGAACGGTTCAACAGCAACTTTTCCGGACGCCACTGGTAGAGCTTTTACCGCAGCGTTTTCTTCTCAGTTAGGTTCCTCTGTTGCTGATATGAATCAAAATGATGGAATAG ATGTACTAGGGTTGCGAAGCATAAATGGGAACTTCAACATTCCTAGCATGCCTGGCGCGTATACGTCAAGAAATTCTGGATTAAATGGTCCTTTGAATGGTGTACAGCCACCTACAGGAAGTTTATCTAATGGACGATACGCAGTAAACAATCTTCCTGTTGCACTTTCTCAG CATTCTGCTGCTAGCTCACTTGGACTTTCAGGACTTACAAACAATGGAG GGTCAGGTATGGGTCAAAGTTTAGGGAACAGAGAACACATTATAAGCTCAATGGCGATGAGTAACCTCGTTAACGGTGGAAACATGGGAAGAAGTTTAAGCTCCGGTGGACTGAATATGCCCGGGGTTGCATCTCGCTTGAATTTAACCG CACCGCAAATGGTATCCCTTTTAGGAAATTCGTACTCTGGTGGTGGAGGGCCGCTTTCACAAAATCAATTTCAAGCGGGGAATAATCACTTAAATTCAATGGCGTTGTTATCTGAACTGAATCGTGACCATTCGTTTGACATGAATGATTTCCCTCAGTTAAGTGGACATCTTAGCTCTGCTGCTGGTTCTCAACGACAACTAG GGGGTTTGACACGTCGACAAAGTGTCGGTTTTATGCAACAAAACCAAGAATTTAGCATTCAAAATGAAGATTTTCCGGCTTTACCTGGGTATAAAG GCGGTAATGAGTTTCCGGTCAATATACACCAGAAGGAACAGCTTCGTGACAATACAGTGTCTATGATGCAATCCCAGCAACATTTGCCT GTCGGAAGATCGAACGTGTTCAGTTTGGGAGGTGCGTATTCATcacatcaacagcagcagcatGCTCCGATTAATGGTGGTGCATCGTACCTTCCTACAAACACTCAAGATCTCCATTTTCATAGTTCTGAG GCAAGAAACTCGGGGATGCTTGCCACTGGATCAAGACCTGTAAACTTATCGAACACAGTGTCAGGTGGCGGTGGCGGGTCATACGATCAACTGATGCAACAGTATCAACACTTTCAGAAACAGTCACAGATACGCCTTGCGGGCCCATTTAGAGACCCGGACACGAAGCCCACCCAGTTATCCCAATCTAATGCCGATAGATTTGGATTGCTAGGGTTATTGAACGTCATAAGGATGAATAATCCTGATTTGACCCCTCTTGCTTTGGGTATTGACCTAATGACGCTTGGTCTAAACTTGAATTCCGCTGATAATCTCTACAAGAAATTTTCATCTCCGTGGTCTGATGAGTCTGCAAAGGGGGAGCCTCATTATTCCGTTCCTGAGTGTTTCAATACCAAACAATCATCTCCCCTAAAC CAAGATAGTTTCTCAAGATTTTCTCCTGAGACTTTGTTTTATATTTTCTATAG CATGCCAAAGGATGAGGCTCAGTTGTTTGCAGCTAATGAATT GCACAATAGAGGATGGTTTTACCACAGGGAGCTGCGTCTATGGTTCTCAAGGGCTCCAAACATGGAATTGCTAGTAAAGACGAGTACTTATGAAAGAGGTTGTTACTACTGTTTCGATCCCAACACCTGGGAAACAATTCGAAAG GACAACTTTGTTGTTCAATATGAAATGGTAGAAGACCGGCCGGTGGTTCCCCGTCATTAG
- the LOC110899619 gene encoding probable NOT transcription complex subunit VIP2 isoform X3, translating to MSGVLNSGVNGSTATFPDATGRAFTAAFSSQLGSSVADMNQNDGIDVLGLRSINGNFNIPSMPGAYTSRNSGLNGPLNGVQPPTGSLSNGRYAVNNLPVALSQHSAASSLGLSGLTNNGGSGMGQSLGNREHIISSMAMSNLVNGGNMGRSLSSGGLNMPGVASRLNLTAPQMVSLLGNSYSGGGGPLSQNQFQAGNNHLNSMALLSELNRDHSFDMNDFPQLSGHLSSAAGSQRQLGGLTRRQSVGFMQQNQEFSIQNEDFPALPGYKGGNEFPVNIHQKEQLRDNTVSMMQSQQHLPVGRSNVFSLGGAYSSHQQQQHAPINGGASYLPTNTQDLHFHSSEARNSGMLATGSRPVNLSNTVSGGGGGSYDQLMQQYQHFQKQSQIRLAGPFRDPDTKPTQLSQSNADRFGLLGLLNVIRMNNPDLTPLALGIDLMTLGLNLNSADNLYKKFSSPWSDESAKGEPHYSVPECFNTKQSSPLNQDSFSRFSPETLFYIFYSMPKDEAQLFAANELHNRGWFYHRELRLWFSRAPNMELLVKTSTYERGCYYCFDPNTWETIRKDNFVVQYEMVEDRPVVPRH from the exons ATGTCTGGAGTACTTAAT TCTGGTGTGAACGGTTCAACAGCAACTTTTCCGGACGCCACTGGTAGAGCTTTTACCGCAGCGTTTTCTTCTCAGTTAGGTTCCTCTGTTGCTGATATGAATCAAAATGATGGAATAG ATGTACTAGGGTTGCGAAGCATAAATGGGAACTTCAACATTCCTAGCATGCCTGGCGCGTATACGTCAAGAAATTCTGGATTAAATGGTCCTTTGAATGGTGTACAGCCACCTACAGGAAGTTTATCTAATGGACGATACGCAGTAAACAATCTTCCTGTTGCACTTTCTCAG CATTCTGCTGCTAGCTCACTTGGACTTTCAGGACTTACAAACAATGGAG GGTCAGGTATGGGTCAAAGTTTAGGGAACAGAGAACACATTATAAGCTCAATGGCGATGAGTAACCTCGTTAACGGTGGAAACATGGGAAGAAGTTTAAGCTCCGGTGGACTGAATATGCCCGGGGTTGCATCTCGCTTGAATTTAACCG CACCGCAAATGGTATCCCTTTTAGGAAATTCGTACTCTGGTGGTGGAGGGCCGCTTTCACAAAATCAATTTCAAGCGGGGAATAATCACTTAAATTCAATGGCGTTGTTATCTGAACTGAATCGTGACCATTCGTTTGACATGAATGATTTCCCTCAGTTAAGTGGACATCTTAGCTCTGCTGCTGGTTCTCAACGACAACTAG GGGGTTTGACACGTCGACAAAGTGTCGGTTTTATGCAACAAAACCAAGAATTTAGCATTCAAAATGAAGATTTTCCGGCTTTACCTGGGTATAAAG GCGGTAATGAGTTTCCGGTCAATATACACCAGAAGGAACAGCTTCGTGACAATACAGTGTCTATGATGCAATCCCAGCAACATTTGCCT GTCGGAAGATCGAACGTGTTCAGTTTGGGAGGTGCGTATTCATcacatcaacagcagcagcatGCTCCGATTAATGGTGGTGCATCGTACCTTCCTACAAACACTCAAGATCTCCATTTTCATAGTTCTGAG GCAAGAAACTCGGGGATGCTTGCCACTGGATCAAGACCTGTAAACTTATCGAACACAGTGTCAGGTGGCGGTGGCGGGTCATACGATCAACTGATGCAACAGTATCAACACTTTCAGAAACAGTCACAGATACGCCTTGCGGGCCCATTTAGAGACCCGGACACGAAGCCCACCCAGTTATCCCAATCTAATGCCGATAGATTTGGATTGCTAGGGTTATTGAACGTCATAAGGATGAATAATCCTGATTTGACCCCTCTTGCTTTGGGTATTGACCTAATGACGCTTGGTCTAAACTTGAATTCCGCTGATAATCTCTACAAGAAATTTTCATCTCCGTGGTCTGATGAGTCTGCAAAGGGGGAGCCTCATTATTCCGTTCCTGAGTGTTTCAATACCAAACAATCATCTCCCCTAAAC CAAGATAGTTTCTCAAGATTTTCTCCTGAGACTTTGTTTTATATTTTCTATAG CATGCCAAAGGATGAGGCTCAGTTGTTTGCAGCTAATGAATT GCACAATAGAGGATGGTTTTACCACAGGGAGCTGCGTCTATGGTTCTCAAGGGCTCCAAACATGGAATTGCTAGTAAAGACGAGTACTTATGAAAGAGGTTGTTACTACTGTTTCGATCCCAACACCTGGGAAACAATTCGAAAG GACAACTTTGTTGTTCAATATGAAATGGTAGAAGACCGGCCGGTGGTTCCCCGTCATTAG
- the LOC110899619 gene encoding probable NOT transcription complex subunit VIP2 isoform X4, producing MSGVLNSGVNGSTATFPDATGRAFTAAFSSQLGSSVADMNQNDGIGLRSINGNFNIPSMPGAYTSRNSGLNGPLNGVQPPTGSLSNGRYAVNNLPVALSQHSAASSLGLSGLTNNGGSGMGQSLGNREHIISSMAMSNLVNGGNMGRSLSSGGLNMPGVASRLNLTAPQMVSLLGNSYSGGGGPLSQNQFQAGNNHLNSMALLSELNRDHSFDMNDFPQLSGHLSSAAGSQRQLGGLTRRQSVGFMQQNQEFSIQNEDFPALPGYKGGNEFPVNIHQKEQLRDNTVSMMQSQQHLPVGRSNVFSLGGAYSSHQQQQHAPINGGASYLPTNTQDLHFHSSEARNSGMLATGSRPVNLSNTVSGGGGGSYDQLMQQYQHFQKQSQIRLAGPFRDPDTKPTQLSQSNADRFGLLGLLNVIRMNNPDLTPLALGIDLMTLGLNLNSADNLYKKFSSPWSDESAKGEPHYSVPECFNTKQSSPLNQDSFSRFSPETLFYIFYSMPKDEAQLFAANELHNRGWFYHRELRLWFSRAPNMELLVKTSTYERGCYYCFDPNTWETIRKDNFVVQYEMVEDRPVVPRH from the exons ATGTCTGGAGTACTTAAT TCTGGTGTGAACGGTTCAACAGCAACTTTTCCGGACGCCACTGGTAGAGCTTTTACCGCAGCGTTTTCTTCTCAGTTAGGTTCCTCTGTTGCTGATATGAATCAAAATGATGGAATAG GGTTGCGAAGCATAAATGGGAACTTCAACATTCCTAGCATGCCTGGCGCGTATACGTCAAGAAATTCTGGATTAAATGGTCCTTTGAATGGTGTACAGCCACCTACAGGAAGTTTATCTAATGGACGATACGCAGTAAACAATCTTCCTGTTGCACTTTCTCAG CATTCTGCTGCTAGCTCACTTGGACTTTCAGGACTTACAAACAATGGAG GGTCAGGTATGGGTCAAAGTTTAGGGAACAGAGAACACATTATAAGCTCAATGGCGATGAGTAACCTCGTTAACGGTGGAAACATGGGAAGAAGTTTAAGCTCCGGTGGACTGAATATGCCCGGGGTTGCATCTCGCTTGAATTTAACCG CACCGCAAATGGTATCCCTTTTAGGAAATTCGTACTCTGGTGGTGGAGGGCCGCTTTCACAAAATCAATTTCAAGCGGGGAATAATCACTTAAATTCAATGGCGTTGTTATCTGAACTGAATCGTGACCATTCGTTTGACATGAATGATTTCCCTCAGTTAAGTGGACATCTTAGCTCTGCTGCTGGTTCTCAACGACAACTAG GGGGTTTGACACGTCGACAAAGTGTCGGTTTTATGCAACAAAACCAAGAATTTAGCATTCAAAATGAAGATTTTCCGGCTTTACCTGGGTATAAAG GCGGTAATGAGTTTCCGGTCAATATACACCAGAAGGAACAGCTTCGTGACAATACAGTGTCTATGATGCAATCCCAGCAACATTTGCCT GTCGGAAGATCGAACGTGTTCAGTTTGGGAGGTGCGTATTCATcacatcaacagcagcagcatGCTCCGATTAATGGTGGTGCATCGTACCTTCCTACAAACACTCAAGATCTCCATTTTCATAGTTCTGAG GCAAGAAACTCGGGGATGCTTGCCACTGGATCAAGACCTGTAAACTTATCGAACACAGTGTCAGGTGGCGGTGGCGGGTCATACGATCAACTGATGCAACAGTATCAACACTTTCAGAAACAGTCACAGATACGCCTTGCGGGCCCATTTAGAGACCCGGACACGAAGCCCACCCAGTTATCCCAATCTAATGCCGATAGATTTGGATTGCTAGGGTTATTGAACGTCATAAGGATGAATAATCCTGATTTGACCCCTCTTGCTTTGGGTATTGACCTAATGACGCTTGGTCTAAACTTGAATTCCGCTGATAATCTCTACAAGAAATTTTCATCTCCGTGGTCTGATGAGTCTGCAAAGGGGGAGCCTCATTATTCCGTTCCTGAGTGTTTCAATACCAAACAATCATCTCCCCTAAAC CAAGATAGTTTCTCAAGATTTTCTCCTGAGACTTTGTTTTATATTTTCTATAG CATGCCAAAGGATGAGGCTCAGTTGTTTGCAGCTAATGAATT GCACAATAGAGGATGGTTTTACCACAGGGAGCTGCGTCTATGGTTCTCAAGGGCTCCAAACATGGAATTGCTAGTAAAGACGAGTACTTATGAAAGAGGTTGTTACTACTGTTTCGATCCCAACACCTGGGAAACAATTCGAAAG GACAACTTTGTTGTTCAATATGAAATGGTAGAAGACCGGCCGGTGGTTCCCCGTCATTAG